Part of the Bacillaceae bacterium S4-13-56 genome is shown below.
ACTTTCACCTGTTAGAGTTCGCCCATGCCGGGCGAACCAAAAAAGCTGTCATCCTTAAAGGATAACAGCTTTTCTCTATTCTTCATCATCACTGAAAGTGTTAAGCATTTCTTCTACCATGTCCCATTCCTCGTCTGTTTCAAGTTCGTAAAGGGCCATGTCATCACCATTACTTTCTTTTTCTTCATATCGGAAAGCAAAAACTTCAACCTCTTCATCATCTTTTTGATCTTCAGGAACTACAGCTATATAAGTTTTTCCTGTTTCATCAACTTCAAATGTAAACAAAACTTCAAATAAATGCTCATCACCATTTTCATCGGGAATAATGATTCGTTCTTTTTCTTCTAAACCCATTCCTTCCACCTCACAAACTTTTTGAGTTCGCATCTAAATAACCTTGTAGGATCATAGATGCAGCCATCTTATCAATGACTTTCTTTCGTTTCGCCCGACTAACATCTGCTGATAATAGTACACGTTCAGCAGCCATAGTTGTCAGCCTTTCATCCCAGAGTACGACAGGAATGTCTAAATCCCGCTCGATTTTTTCACTAAAACGAATGCAGGCTTCACCTCTTGGCCCAACTGTACCATTCATGTTTTTAGGGAGACCAACAACTATTTTTTCAGCCCCATATTCATCAATCAGTTGCTGAAGTTCTTTTAATGCTGGTGTAGGTTGATTTTCGGCCCAATGGATAGTTGTTACGCCTTGGGCTGTCCATCCAAGGTCATCGCTAACGGCAACGCCTATGGTTTTGGTTCCTACATCTAATCCTAGAATTTTCATATCTAAGCCTCATTATTCTTTTCTAAATAAAATTTCACCATTTCCTCAATGATCTCATCTCGCTCCATTTTACGGATCAAATTACGTGCATCTTTATGACGTGGAATATAAGCAGGATCTCCTGAAAGTAAGTATCCAACAATCTGGTTAATGGGATTATACCCCTTTTCCTGAAGTGCACCATGTACTGCCAGTAAGACCTCTTTCACATTATGATCATACGGTTCTTCAGAAAAGTTAAATTTCATCGTTTTGTCCATGGAACTCATCTTTTTCACCTCTTCTTCCATGTTTAAAAAACTTGGCATTCACAAAGGCTTTACAGTAAAAAATGTCTCGTCTTATTTAGATGGGACAGCTTTTTACTATCCTATCAATCCTATAACCTTGTTTCTTTTATCCATTATATACCGTTTGCCTATGATTGCGAAACCTCTTGTACATATTCTTTGGCAAAAGAAATAGCTTCTTCTAATTTTTCTGGATTTTTCCCTCCAGCCTGAGCCATATCAGGACGTCCTCCACCACCGCCTCCGCAACGAGAAGCAGCCTCCTTAATTAGATTTCCTGCATGGAACCCTTTTTCCATTAAATCTTTTGAGACTCCTGCTGCTAATTGTACCTTTCCGTTAGTACTTGTCCCTAATAGAATAACACAGGAACCTAATTTTTGTTTTAGTTCATCTACCATTGTACGAAGAGCATTCATATCAGAGACGTTTACTATTTTGTTTAATAATTGTACTCCATTGATATC
Proteins encoded:
- a CDS encoding DUF1292 domain-containing protein; this encodes MGLEEKERIIIPDENGDEHLFEVLFTFEVDETGKTYIAVVPEDQKDDEEVEVFAFRYEEKESNGDDMALYELETDEEWDMVEEMLNTFSDDEE
- the ruvX gene encoding Holliday junction resolvase RuvX, whose amino-acid sequence is MKILGLDVGTKTIGVAVSDDLGWTAQGVTTIHWAENQPTPALKELQQLIDEYGAEKIVVGLPKNMNGTVGPRGEACIRFSEKIERDLDIPVVLWDERLTTMAAERVLLSADVSRAKRKKVIDKMAASMILQGYLDANSKSL
- a CDS encoding IreB family regulatory phosphoprotein, translated to MSSMDKTMKFNFSEEPYDHNVKEVLLAVHGALQEKGYNPINQIVGYLLSGDPAYIPRHKDARNLIRKMERDEIIEEMVKFYLEKNNEA